In a genomic window of uncultured Sphaerochaeta sp.:
- a CDS encoding ABC transporter ATP-binding protein produces the protein MKGVEVNVQRVSRSYGDFKALDDVSVTIKKGEFFSLLGPSGCGKTTLLRIIAGFDFPDSGSVEFDSKNILPLPPDKRQSNTVFQTYALFPHLTVYENIAFPLRLRHEDKATIEKKVLEYVRLVQLEDHIYKKPSMLSGGQKQRVAIARALINEPSVLLLDEPLSALDAKLRQNLLIELDQIHDKVGITFIYVTHDQSEALSVSDRIAVMNKGKVLQIGTPYEIYEAPSTRFVAQFIGETNSFPCTILSCEPYEEEYLMRVQVPALNGEVSVTDYEAQPVGAEMDFTVRPEKIRITSNPPRSTVKELNTFKGMVEEPVYSGFQSKFYVKLENEAATMVKVFKQHTVFLEDGPDIEWKDTVYVSWTASDGYLVKDTER, from the coding sequence TTGAAAGGTGTTGAAGTTAATGTTCAGCGGGTTTCCCGCTCCTATGGCGATTTCAAGGCACTCGACGATGTCAGTGTCACGATCAAGAAAGGTGAGTTCTTCTCACTCTTGGGCCCCTCTGGTTGTGGAAAGACCACCCTGTTGAGGATCATTGCCGGATTCGATTTCCCGGATTCAGGAAGCGTGGAGTTTGACAGCAAGAACATTCTTCCGTTGCCTCCTGACAAGCGCCAATCCAATACGGTTTTCCAAACCTATGCCCTCTTCCCTCACCTCACCGTATATGAAAACATAGCCTTCCCTCTGCGCTTGAGACATGAGGACAAAGCAACCATCGAAAAGAAGGTTCTTGAGTACGTCCGTCTCGTCCAGTTGGAAGACCACATCTACAAAAAACCCTCCATGCTCAGCGGCGGTCAGAAGCAACGAGTAGCCATTGCCAGGGCCCTGATCAATGAGCCCAGCGTCTTGCTGCTCGACGAACCGCTCTCAGCCCTTGACGCAAAGCTTCGGCAGAACCTTCTCATCGAGCTTGACCAGATCCATGACAAGGTCGGCATCACCTTCATCTATGTCACCCACGACCAGTCGGAAGCCTTGTCGGTCTCGGACCGTATCGCGGTCATGAACAAGGGCAAGGTCCTGCAAATCGGCACCCCCTACGAAATCTATGAAGCCCCATCCACCCGCTTTGTCGCCCAGTTCATTGGCGAGACGAACAGCTTCCCGTGCACCATCCTCTCCTGCGAACCCTATGAGGAGGAGTACCTGATGCGCGTTCAGGTCCCCGCTCTCAATGGGGAAGTCTCCGTCACCGACTACGAAGCCCAGCCGGTAGGCGCCGAGATGGACTTCACGGTGCGCCCTGAGAAGATAAGGATTACATCCAACCCACCCAGGAGCACCGTCAAGGAGCTGAACACCTTCAAGGGAATGGTTGAAGAACCGGTCTATTCCGGATTCCAGTCCAAATTCTACGTCAAGCTGGAGAATGAAGCCGCCACCATGGTGAAAGTGTTCAAGCAGCACACGGTGTTCCTTGAGGATGGTCCGGACATAGAGTGGAAGGATACCGTGTACGTCAGCTGGACCGCTTCAGACGGATACCTGGTGAAGGATACAGAGCGATGA